One Clavibacter zhangzhiyongii genomic region harbors:
- the rpmH gene encoding 50S ribosomal protein L34: protein MSKRTFQPNNRKKAKKHGFRLRMRTRAGRAILAARRGKGRTELSA, encoded by the coding sequence GTGAGCAAGCGCACCTTCCAGCCGAACAACCGCAAGAAGGCCAAGAAGCACGGCTTCCGCCTCCGCATGCGCACCCGTGCCGGCCGCGCCATCCTCGCCGCCCGCCGTGGCAAGGGACGCACCGAGCTCTCCGCGTAG